In Thiospirochaeta perfilievii, a single window of DNA contains:
- a CDS encoding substrate-binding domain-containing protein, with amino-acid sequence MSKKYLYYIFLISIVINSCSEKEEKLKDRVKIGFSTSSEIFLQERWKRDISIFTSSANELDADVIFSKSTDNRNDQISEILYLLKQDIDVLVVIPRDKNNLVDVIKKANDKGIPVLSYDRLINGVPLAGYVSFDNQEVGKYMAKALLSSAPTGNYIIVNGSIYDNNSFEVNLGIHKILDPQVESGKIKIVEEIWLNEWSYDEAFMLLNNIFENRVDIDAISGANDMMAQAAIKVLSERRLAGEITVVGQDADLAACQSIISGTQMMTVYKPIQKLAKRAAQVAVSLGKNQEVEPDMYINNQSEKSIPYYIENPIPVTKENMMEVIVQDSFHSENDIYVGL; translated from the coding sequence ATGAGTAAAAAGTATCTATACTACATTTTTTTAATATCCATAGTTATAAACTCCTGTAGTGAAAAAGAGGAGAAGTTAAAAGATAGGGTTAAAATTGGTTTCTCAACATCTTCAGAAATTTTCCTACAAGAGAGATGGAAGAGGGATATCTCAATATTTACTAGTAGTGCCAACGAGTTAGATGCAGATGTTATATTCTCTAAGTCTACAGACAATCGAAATGATCAAATTTCAGAAATATTATACCTTCTTAAGCAAGATATTGATGTTTTAGTTGTTATTCCCAGGGATAAAAATAATCTAGTTGATGTTATAAAAAAGGCCAATGATAAAGGGATACCTGTTTTGTCCTATGATAGGTTAATAAATGGGGTTCCATTGGCAGGTTATGTCTCATTTGATAATCAGGAAGTAGGTAAGTATATGGCTAAAGCACTACTCTCTAGTGCCCCTACAGGTAACTACATTATAGTTAATGGATCTATCTATGATAACAATAGTTTTGAGGTCAATCTAGGTATACATAAAATTCTAGACCCTCAGGTTGAATCTGGAAAAATTAAAATTGTTGAAGAGATCTGGCTAAATGAGTGGAGTTACGATGAGGCATTTATGTTATTAAATAATATATTTGAAAATCGGGTTGATATTGATGCTATCTCTGGGGCTAACGACATGATGGCCCAGGCTGCAATCAAGGTTTTATCCGAGAGAAGGTTAGCCGGTGAAATAACTGTTGTTGGGCAAGATGCAGATTTAGCTGCATGTCAAAGTATAATCTCGGGAACCCAAATGATGACAGTTTACAAACCTATACAAAAGTTAGCAAAAAGAGCTGCCCAGGTTGCTGTATCCCTTGGAAAGAACCAAGAGGTAGAACCTGATATGTATATTAATAATCAGAGTGAAAAAAGCATCCCATACTATATAGAAAACCCTATTCCAGTAACAAAAGAGAATATGATGGAAGTTATAGTTCAGGATAGTTTCCATAGTGAAAATGACATCTATGTAGGACTTTAG
- a CDS encoding response regulator transcription factor: MYRVVIVDDEEPVLESLTFIFNKYVTDFKLCGKARSGTEALDVIKAQAPDLVFMDIQMPGLNGIEVIKQLRPLFPKTIFILSTAYERFDIAQKAIRLGVFSYLVKPVSKNKILDELIKVKIQLDRDVEAKDNELEGFNKKIKKREKFQKEFLTSLMWKSPTIDEWTIFADLSLIKSDSAKIYIFVVDNDVNSSLKKEIYGKIVKKVEYKYNLISTQIGDKLITLFPEDRFLHRLTEDLQKIFFEITNVKIEMGIGSLKIYSKLSESYNEAYNQLSKNSMGEIKKDHDNERILLIYREISTAERENGKIIYNDFWTSIFNSYDFIVAKGKLVALYTLMLQRIDIAIQRDNNFDIDPSEQIIPLNNMDDWISWSNFAIDRYYDLMEVVKNNTYPKILKLAIKFITEQFDKPIQLSTVAKKCNVSASYLSRLFTEHMNKKFIDYVNQYRIDRAISLLKEEQVTIKEASFRVGYQDPNYFSRIFRKYMGVSPSSIERRFRNE; encoded by the coding sequence ATGTATAGAGTTGTAATTGTTGATGACGAAGAACCAGTATTAGAGAGTTTAACTTTCATTTTTAATAAGTATGTTACTGATTTTAAACTATGTGGAAAAGCCAGAAGTGGGACAGAAGCCTTAGATGTTATAAAGGCGCAGGCTCCTGACCTTGTATTTATGGATATTCAGATGCCTGGACTAAATGGTATTGAGGTAATTAAACAGTTAAGACCACTTTTTCCTAAAACTATTTTTATTCTATCTACTGCCTATGAGCGATTTGATATAGCCCAAAAAGCCATTAGATTAGGAGTCTTTAGTTACCTTGTAAAACCTGTTTCAAAAAATAAAATATTAGATGAACTAATAAAGGTTAAAATACAGTTAGACCGGGATGTAGAGGCTAAGGATAATGAGTTAGAAGGTTTTAACAAGAAGATTAAAAAAAGAGAAAAGTTTCAAAAAGAGTTTTTAACTTCCCTAATGTGGAAAAGTCCAACAATTGATGAGTGGACCATATTTGCTGATCTCTCCTTAATAAAAAGTGATAGTGCAAAAATTTACATATTTGTAGTAGATAATGATGTAAACTCATCATTAAAAAAAGAGATTTATGGGAAGATTGTTAAGAAGGTAGAGTATAAATATAACCTAATCTCTACTCAAATAGGAGATAAACTTATAACCCTATTCCCAGAGGATAGATTTCTACACAGGTTAACAGAGGATCTACAAAAGATATTTTTTGAGATTACCAATGTTAAAATTGAGATGGGTATAGGTTCATTAAAGATATATTCAAAACTATCTGAGTCTTATAACGAGGCGTATAACCAGCTTTCAAAAAACAGTATGGGGGAGATTAAAAAAGACCATGATAATGAGAGAATATTACTAATATATAGGGAGATCTCCACTGCAGAGAGGGAAAATGGTAAGATTATCTATAATGACTTTTGGACATCAATTTTTAACAGTTATGATTTTATTGTAGCAAAGGGGAAATTAGTAGCACTTTATACACTAATGTTACAAAGAATAGACATTGCTATACAAAGGGATAACAACTTTGATATAGACCCTTCAGAGCAGATTATACCCCTTAATAATATGGATGATTGGATATCCTGGAGTAACTTTGCAATTGATCGGTATTATGACTTAATGGAAGTTGTTAAAAATAACACATATCCTAAAATACTAAAACTTGCCATTAAGTTTATAACAGAGCAGTTTGATAAACCAATCCAGCTATCCACTGTAGCTAAGAAGTGTAATGTATCTGCAAGTTATCTTAGCCGTCTATTTACAGAGCATATGAATAAGAAATTTATTGACTATGTTAATCAGTATAGGATTGATCGGGCTATATCTCTTTTAAAAGAGGAACAAGTAACTATTAAAGAGGCCTCTTTTAGGGTTGGTTATCAGGATCCAAACTACTTTAGTAGAATTTTTAGAAAATATATGGGTGTATCCCCATCATCAATTGAGAGAAGGTTTAGAAATGAGTAA